CAGATCGTCGCGTTTCTCGAAGAGGCAGCCGCGCGAATGATCGCACAGGCGCCGTGAGGGTGCTTCTCGATGAGTGCGTCGATCGACGCCTCGCGGGAGACATCCTGGGCCACGATGTGAAGACGGTTCCGGAGATGGGCTTCGCGGCACTCAAGAACGGCGAGCTGCTGGCCCGAGCAGAAGACGAGTTCGACGCCTTCATCACCGTTGACCGAAATCTCCCATTCCAACAAGACGTCTCACGCTTTTCCTTCGCCGTGATCGTGTTGCGTGCTCCATCGAACCGCGTCACCGATCTGCGTCGCCTCGTGCCGCAGTTGCTCACCGCCTTGCCGGTGGCAAAGCGTGGCGAAGTCACATGGGTCGGCACCTAGCTTGACGTAAGTGAAAGGCGTGGGGGTCAGGTCTCACATTCATACATTTCCCCTCGGCCTCGGCTGCGGGGGGCGACCAGGTGCCTAGCCCTGATGTTGGATTGCAAGACCTGACGCCCGTGG
This genomic window from Candidatus Methylomirabilota bacterium contains:
- a CDS encoding DUF5615 family PIN-like protein, with protein sequence MRVLLDECVDRRLAGDILGHDVKTVPEMGFAALKNGELLARAEDEFDAFITVDRNLPFQQDVSRFSFAVIVLRAPSNRVTDLRRLVPQLLTALPVAKRGEVTWVGT